A single region of the Agromyces sp. Leaf222 genome encodes:
- a CDS encoding transglutaminase family protein: protein MSRIRIVHRTGFTYAEPATASYNEARMLPHSDGHQFVMQAGLDIRPGANQHSYLDYWGTRVSTFEVLTPHQELSVTATSLVEVHPAPVPRSELGWDELAVAAASTVTLVESTGRSRQTAPPDEVRGLAAEIVAEGGGISETALEICRAVGSSMEYMRGVTGVHSTAAEAWAERKGVCQDIAHVALGALRSAGIPARYVSGYLHPDPGATVGQTVVGESHAWIEWFAGEWRGYDPTNLVEVGDRHVLVGRGRDYGDVPPLRGVYAGPGASELFVSVEITRVA from the coding sequence ATGAGTCGCATCCGCATCGTGCACCGCACGGGGTTCACCTATGCCGAGCCGGCGACGGCGTCGTACAACGAGGCGCGCATGCTGCCGCACTCCGACGGGCACCAGTTCGTCATGCAGGCCGGCCTCGACATCCGCCCCGGCGCGAACCAGCACTCGTACCTCGACTACTGGGGCACGCGCGTGTCGACGTTCGAGGTGCTCACCCCGCACCAGGAACTGTCGGTCACGGCGACGAGCCTCGTCGAGGTGCACCCCGCACCCGTGCCGCGCTCCGAGCTCGGCTGGGACGAGCTCGCCGTCGCCGCCGCGTCGACCGTGACGCTCGTCGAGTCCACCGGCCGCTCGCGGCAGACCGCCCCGCCCGACGAGGTGCGCGGGCTCGCCGCCGAGATCGTCGCCGAGGGCGGCGGCATCAGCGAGACCGCGCTCGAGATCTGCCGGGCCGTCGGCTCGTCGATGGAGTACATGCGCGGCGTCACGGGCGTGCATTCGACGGCCGCGGAGGCGTGGGCCGAGCGCAAGGGCGTCTGCCAGGACATCGCGCACGTCGCGCTCGGCGCGCTGCGCTCGGCCGGCATCCCCGCGCGCTACGTCTCCGGCTACCTGCACCCCGATCCGGGCGCGACGGTCGGCCAGACGGTCGTGGGCGAGTCGCACGCGTGGATCGAGTGGTTCGCGGGGGAGTGGCGCGGTTACGACCCCACCAACCTCGTCGAGGTCGGCGACCGGCACGTGCTCGTCGGCCGCGGCCGCGACTACGGCGACGTGCCTCCGCTTCGCGGGGTCTACGCGGGGCCGGGGGCATCCGAGCTGTTCGTCTCGGTCGAGATCACGCGCGTCGCCTGA
- a CDS encoding alpha/beta fold hydrolase yields MPTFTDAHGVHIHYQAWRVPEPTAVIQLAHGVGEHIGRYGELILALNEAGYSVWADDHRGHGQTGFEQHGGDLDRIGRLGPGGLRATIDAVHQFTGVIRETEGHELPLVLLGHSWGSLMSQIILNRHPLDYDAVVLTGTAYRTLFDMNGGDLNARHKHLGPTPVEWLSRDPAVAPAFMADPYTTEVPLRKLFGLRDAMRLLGRPARRLPTELPLLIMVGSDDTLGGETSAVKLARAYARRSGLVDVTLVVYDDARHEVFNETNREEVRADLITWLDERFAID; encoded by the coding sequence ATGCCGACGTTCACCGATGCGCACGGGGTCCACATCCACTACCAGGCGTGGCGGGTGCCCGAACCGACCGCGGTGATCCAGCTCGCGCACGGCGTCGGCGAGCACATCGGGCGTTACGGCGAGCTGATCTTGGCCCTGAACGAGGCCGGCTACTCCGTCTGGGCCGACGACCACCGCGGGCACGGGCAGACCGGCTTCGAGCAGCACGGCGGCGACCTCGACCGCATCGGCCGGCTGGGGCCGGGCGGCCTGCGCGCCACGATCGACGCCGTTCACCAGTTCACGGGCGTGATCCGCGAGACCGAGGGCCACGAGCTCCCGCTCGTGCTGCTGGGGCACTCGTGGGGCTCGCTGATGTCGCAGATCATCCTGAACCGGCATCCGCTCGACTACGACGCGGTGGTGCTCACGGGCACCGCCTACCGCACCCTCTTCGACATGAACGGCGGCGACCTCAACGCCCGCCACAAGCACCTCGGCCCGACCCCCGTCGAGTGGCTGAGCCGCGATCCGGCGGTGGCGCCCGCGTTCATGGCCGACCCGTACACGACGGAGGTGCCGCTGCGGAAGCTGTTCGGCCTGCGCGATGCGATGCGCCTGCTCGGCCGCCCGGCGCGACGGCTGCCCACCGAGCTGCCGCTGCTCATCATGGTCGGCTCCGACGACACGCTCGGCGGCGAGACGAGTGCCGTGAAGCTCGCGAGGGCGTACGCGCGGCGATCGGGCCTCGTCGACGTGACCCTCGTGGTCTACGACGACGCCCGCCACGAGGTCTTCAACGAGACGAACCGCGAAGAGGTGCGCGCCGACCTCATCACCTGGCTCGACGAGCGGTTCGCGATCGACTGA